From a single Candidatus Brevundimonas phytovorans genomic region:
- a CDS encoding inositol monophosphatase family protein codes for MIDPSEDLKAMIEAAKTAGAGLERHFAQLAQLTVRSKTGPADMVSIADEEAEATARGILARAQPAYAFLGEEGGVGGGDDQSQQWIVDPLDGTTNFLFGSPLWGVNIALAREGKVVAGVTYIPVLNELYVAETGKGCWLNGGRVQVSNRSALVESVLACGIPFAGKPDHPVFAREMALLSADVAGIRRTGACAVDMAWVAAGRWDAYWERCLNAWDMGPGVILVEEAGGRATGVDGGPLDLHAGHVCVSNGGVHDVLIDRLNTALKE; via the coding sequence ATGATTGATCCCTCCGAAGACCTGAAGGCCATGATCGAGGCGGCCAAGACCGCCGGCGCCGGGCTGGAACGCCACTTCGCCCAACTGGCCCAGCTGACGGTGCGCTCCAAGACCGGTCCCGCCGACATGGTCTCCATCGCCGACGAGGAGGCCGAGGCCACGGCGCGCGGCATCCTGGCTCGCGCCCAGCCCGCCTACGCCTTCCTCGGCGAGGAAGGCGGCGTCGGCGGCGGCGACGACCAGAGCCAGCAGTGGATCGTCGATCCCCTGGACGGCACCACCAACTTCCTGTTCGGCAGTCCGCTGTGGGGCGTCAACATCGCCCTGGCCCGCGAGGGCAAGGTGGTGGCGGGTGTCACCTATATCCCCGTCCTGAACGAGCTCTATGTCGCGGAAACCGGCAAGGGCTGCTGGCTGAACGGCGGGCGGGTGCAGGTGTCGAACCGGAGCGCCCTGGTCGAATCCGTCCTGGCCTGCGGCATCCCCTTTGCGGGCAAGCCGGATCACCCGGTCTTCGCCCGCGAGATGGCCCTGCTGTCCGCCGACGTGGCGGGCATCCGCCGCACCGGAGCCTGCGCCGTGGACATGGCCTGGGTCGCCGCAGGGCGCTGGGACGCCTACTGGGAGCGCTGCCTCAACGCCTGGGACATGGGGCCTGGCGTCATCCTGGTCGAGGAAGCGGGCGGTCGCGCCACCGGCGTAGACGGCGGGCCGCTGGACCTTCACGCCGGCCATGTCTGCGTCTCCAACGGCGGCGTCCATGATGTCCTGATCGATCGCCTGAACACCGCCCTGAAGGAGTGA
- a CDS encoding CoA-acylating methylmalonate-semialdehyde dehydrogenase, translated as MRPIEHFIGGQTVVGASGRFGDVFDPNTGQVQARVQLATLSELDRAIENAAAAQKGWAATNPQRRARVMFEFKRLLEVHMDELAHLLSSEHGKVIADSKGDIQRGLEVIEFACGIPHLLKGEYTQGAGPGIDVFSARQALGVVAGITPFNFPAMIPMWMFGPAIACGNAFILKPSERDPSVPVRLAELMMEAGAPAGILNVVQGDKEVVEAILKHPTIKAVSFVGSSDIAQSVFALGAAHGKRVQAMGGAKNHGVVLPDADLDQTVADLIGAAYGSAGERCMALPVVVPVGEETAERLRAKLLPAIEGLRVGVSTDTEAHYGPVVSAAHKAKIESYIQMGVDEGAELVVDGRGFALQGHEAGFFLAPTLFDRVTPTMKSYQEEIFGPVLQIVRAASFEEALALPSAHQYGNGVSIFTRNGDAAREFADQVEVGMVGVNVPIPVPVAYHSFGGWKRSGFGDLNQYGLDGVRFYTRTKTVTQRWPKSVGGTVTDQSFVIPTMR; from the coding sequence ATGCGCCCCATCGAACATTTCATCGGCGGCCAGACGGTCGTCGGCGCTTCCGGCCGCTTCGGCGACGTCTTTGATCCCAACACCGGCCAGGTCCAGGCCCGCGTCCAGTTGGCGACCCTGTCCGAACTGGATCGGGCTATCGAGAACGCCGCCGCCGCTCAGAAAGGCTGGGCCGCCACCAATCCCCAGCGCCGCGCCCGCGTCATGTTCGAATTCAAACGCCTGCTCGAAGTTCACATGGACGAGTTGGCCCACCTGCTGTCGTCCGAGCATGGCAAGGTCATCGCCGACTCCAAGGGCGACATCCAGCGCGGGCTGGAGGTGATCGAGTTCGCCTGCGGCATCCCCCACCTGCTGAAGGGCGAATACACCCAGGGCGCCGGGCCGGGCATCGACGTCTTTTCGGCGCGGCAGGCCCTGGGCGTGGTGGCCGGGATCACCCCCTTCAACTTCCCCGCCATGATCCCGATGTGGATGTTCGGGCCGGCCATCGCCTGTGGCAACGCCTTCATCCTCAAGCCCTCGGAACGCGATCCATCGGTGCCGGTGCGTCTGGCCGAACTGATGATGGAGGCGGGCGCTCCCGCCGGTATCCTGAATGTGGTGCAGGGCGACAAGGAGGTGGTCGAGGCCATCCTGAAGCACCCGACCATCAAGGCCGTCAGCTTCGTCGGCTCGTCCGACATCGCCCAGTCGGTCTTCGCCCTGGGCGCCGCCCACGGCAAGCGGGTTCAGGCCATGGGCGGGGCCAAGAACCACGGCGTCGTCCTGCCTGACGCCGATCTGGATCAAACGGTGGCCGACCTGATCGGGGCCGCCTACGGCTCTGCCGGCGAACGCTGCATGGCCCTGCCGGTCGTCGTGCCGGTGGGCGAGGAGACGGCCGAGCGTCTGCGCGCCAAGCTGCTGCCCGCCATCGAGGGCCTGCGCGTCGGCGTCTCGACCGATACTGAAGCCCACTACGGCCCCGTCGTCTCGGCGGCGCACAAGGCGAAGATCGAGAGCTATATCCAGATGGGCGTCGACGAGGGCGCCGAACTGGTGGTCGATGGGCGCGGCTTCGCGCTGCAAGGTCATGAGGCCGGCTTCTTCCTGGCCCCCACTTTGTTCGACCGCGTCACGCCGACGATGAAGTCTTATCAGGAGGAGATCTTCGGTCCCGTCTTGCAGATCGTCCGCGCCGCCAGCTTCGAGGAGGCGCTCGCCCTGCCCAGCGCCCACCAATACGGAAACGGCGTCAGCATCTTCACTCGCAACGGCGACGCGGCGCGCGAGTTCGCCGATCAGGTCGAGGTCGGCATGGTCGGCGTGAATGTGCCGATCCCGGTGCCGGTCGCCTATCACAGCTTCGGCGGCTGGAAACGCTCGGGCTTTGGCGACCTGAACCAGTATGGTCTGGACGGCGTGCGCTTCTACACCCGCACCAAGACCGTGACCCAGCGCTGGCCCAAGTCGGTCGGCGGCACGGTGACGGATCAGAGCTTCGTCATCCCCACCATGCGCTGA
- a CDS encoding MFS transporter: MARGLLRFFATGADKPEIGDAATVSSLFHRHRFRVMLAITLGYGLIYTCRLALGVVKKPLIDAGVFTPTELGLIGSALFYTYAIGKLTNGFLADHANMKRFLAFAFLATAICNLLMGFTTTVWAAALLWGLNGWFQSFGAPGGVVAMTNWFSNQERGRAYGVWSTAHSIGEGLTFLVVGSLVAAAGWRWGFWGPGVLGVATALGCYLLIQDRPRTLGLPAVNDWKQDNYNEAPKPGIKSVLGLQLSILKLPAIWVLCLASATTYVTRYAINSWGVLYLQEARGFSLPAAGTLLMISTLAGIAGAIGFGFISDKYFAARRPPVNLIFAVIEIAGLALFFWGPNTMPVMVFSMLLFGMGLTGLVTSLGGLFAVDIAPKRVAGAAMGVIGIFSYIGAALQEQISGFLIERGMTVVGEVRTYDFGPVIWFWIGSSVISMLLAASLWRTRLRD; the protein is encoded by the coding sequence ATGGCCCGAGGACTGCTGCGCTTCTTTGCGACCGGGGCGGACAAGCCCGAGATCGGCGACGCCGCCACGGTCTCCTCGCTGTTCCATCGCCACCGCTTCCGCGTGATGCTGGCCATCACCCTGGGCTATGGCCTGATCTACACCTGCCGGCTGGCGCTGGGGGTGGTGAAGAAGCCGCTGATCGACGCCGGAGTCTTCACCCCGACCGAACTGGGCCTGATCGGATCGGCCCTCTTCTACACCTATGCCATCGGCAAGCTGACCAACGGCTTCCTGGCCGACCACGCCAATATGAAGCGGTTCCTGGCCTTCGCCTTTCTGGCCACGGCCATCTGTAACCTGCTGATGGGCTTCACCACCACCGTCTGGGCCGCGGCGCTTCTGTGGGGGCTGAACGGGTGGTTCCAGAGTTTTGGCGCCCCGGGCGGCGTGGTCGCCATGACCAACTGGTTCTCCAATCAGGAACGCGGCCGGGCCTATGGCGTCTGGAGCACGGCCCACTCCATCGGCGAGGGCCTGACCTTCCTGGTGGTCGGCTCTCTGGTGGCCGCTGCCGGTTGGCGCTGGGGCTTCTGGGGTCCCGGCGTGCTGGGCGTGGCCACGGCCCTGGGCTGCTACCTGCTGATCCAGGATCGGCCGCGCACCCTGGGCCTGCCCGCCGTCAACGACTGGAAGCAGGACAACTACAACGAAGCGCCCAAGCCCGGCATCAAGTCGGTGCTGGGCCTGCAACTGTCCATCCTCAAGCTGCCCGCCATCTGGGTCCTGTGCCTGGCTTCGGCCACCACCTATGTCACCCGCTACGCCATCAACTCCTGGGGCGTCCTCTATCTGCAGGAGGCGCGCGGCTTCTCCCTGCCCGCCGCCGGTACCCTGCTGATGATCAGCACGCTCGCTGGCATCGCTGGGGCTATCGGCTTCGGCTTCATCTCCGACAAGTATTTCGCCGCCCGTCGTCCACCGGTGAACCTCATCTTCGCCGTCATCGAGATCGCCGGGCTGGCCCTCTTCTTCTGGGGCCCCAACACCATGCCGGTCATGGTCTTCTCCATGCTGCTGTTCGGCATGGGGCTGACGGGTCTGGTCACTTCGCTGGGCGGTTTGTTCGCCGTGGACATCGCGCCCAAGCGCGTGGCCGGCGCAGCCATGGGGGTCATCGGCATCTTCAGCTACATCGGCGCCGCCCTTCAGGAACAGATTTCGGGCTTCCTGATCGAGCGCGGCATGACCGTCGTGGGCGAGGTCCGCACCTATGACTTCGGTCCGGTCATCTGGTTCTGGATCGGCTCTTCCGTGATTTCCATGCTGCTGGCCGCCAGCCTGTGGCGCACCCGCCTGAGAGACTGA
- a CDS encoding alkaline phosphatase D family protein encodes MTPILTAGRRGFLGGVAMAALLGAAPRALAEALGYPRALQGPMVGAPGPGHFTVWVRASGAFPVSLEYATDRDFRQVLQGPTLTARAEDDCCLTFRVEGLKPDTDYWYRLKYDGQQDRFQFAPNRTRTAPDGPAAFRVAFGSCCRIQYDADQPIWNAVRGLDPDLFFWLGDNIYGDSDQPAALMDLYGRGRVVERLLPLLRSTPQLAIWDDHDFGYNDSDGRSPFKAASLNVFKKVWANPAYGEADNPGVYFKQAYGGVDFFFLDGRYHRDPTTQTDDAAKTVLGARQKAWLKRELKASHAPFKVLVSGGGFSSAENEKGGDSWGVYLTERNEIFDFIRDQSIGGVVCISGDSHMGELNCIPRSEVGGYDIYDMCSSPLAQMPANKNTRQAPEVRIRDTWTRSVNVGLMRFDLTGPTPTLTYTLHDVQGEAVWDELVLTPADLTNGVKTWDQKADPEELRRLERFKAGGGYYGFDAPEGWPSRPYYGARSG; translated from the coding sequence ATGACCCCTATCCTGACCGCCGGTCGTCGCGGCTTCCTCGGCGGCGTGGCCATGGCCGCCCTGCTGGGCGCGGCCCCGCGCGCCCTGGCCGAGGCGCTTGGCTATCCTCGCGCCCTGCAAGGCCCGATGGTCGGCGCGCCGGGACCGGGCCATTTCACCGTCTGGGTGCGAGCCTCGGGCGCCTTTCCAGTGTCGCTGGAATACGCCACGGACCGCGACTTCCGTCAGGTGCTGCAAGGTCCGACCCTGACCGCCCGCGCCGAGGATGACTGCTGCCTGACCTTCCGCGTCGAGGGGCTGAAGCCTGACACCGACTACTGGTACCGGCTGAAGTACGACGGCCAGCAGGACCGTTTCCAGTTCGCGCCCAACCGCACCCGCACCGCGCCGGACGGCCCCGCCGCCTTCCGCGTCGCCTTCGGCTCGTGCTGCCGGATCCAGTACGACGCCGATCAGCCGATCTGGAACGCCGTGCGCGGCCTGGACCCCGACCTCTTCTTCTGGCTGGGCGACAACATCTATGGCGACAGCGATCAGCCCGCCGCCCTGATGGACCTCTATGGCCGTGGGCGTGTGGTCGAGCGCCTTCTGCCCCTGCTACGCTCGACGCCGCAACTGGCCATCTGGGACGACCACGACTTCGGCTACAACGACTCCGACGGTCGCAGCCCGTTCAAAGCCGCCTCGCTGAACGTCTTCAAGAAAGTCTGGGCCAACCCCGCCTATGGCGAGGCCGACAATCCCGGCGTCTATTTCAAACAGGCCTATGGCGGGGTCGACTTCTTCTTCCTCGACGGCCGCTACCACCGCGACCCGACCACCCAGACCGACGACGCGGCCAAGACCGTCCTCGGCGCCCGCCAGAAAGCCTGGCTGAAGCGCGAACTGAAGGCCTCGCACGCGCCGTTCAAGGTGCTGGTCTCCGGGGGCGGCTTCTCGTCGGCCGAGAACGAAAAGGGCGGCGACAGCTGGGGCGTCTATCTGACCGAGCGCAACGAGATCTTCGACTTCATCCGCGACCAGAGCATCGGCGGCGTGGTCTGCATCTCGGGCGACAGCCACATGGGCGAGTTGAACTGCATCCCCCGTTCCGAGGTCGGCGGCTACGACATCTATGACATGTGTTCGTCGCCCTTGGCCCAGATGCCGGCCAACAAGAACACGCGTCAGGCGCCCGAGGTCCGCATCCGCGATACCTGGACGCGCAGCGTCAATGTGGGCCTGATGCGCTTCGACCTGACCGGCCCCACGCCGACCCTGACCTATACCCTGCACGACGTTCAGGGCGAGGCGGTCTGGGACGAGTTGGTGCTGACACCCGCCGACCTGACCAATGGCGTCAAGACCTGGGATCAAAAGGCTGATCCAGAAGAACTTCGTCGACTGGAACGCTTCAAGGCCGGGGGCGGCTACTACGGCTTCGACGCCCCCGAGGGCTGGCCTAGCCGCCCATACTACGGCGCAAGGTCAGGCTGA
- a CDS encoding response regulator transcription factor encodes MMRCLVVEDDPDIQADLKRAIEAAGFIVDVVSDGEAAWYAGDVEDYAIAVLDLGLPRLDGLSTLRRWRAAGRAFPVLIVSARGAWTEKVEGIEAGADDYLAKPFEMGELIARLRGLVRRQAGRTSSVIDIGRLRLDTARMSASFDGAPARLSPLEFRLLDYLGHQPGRAVSAGELAEHLYGVAETSDTNAIEAIVARLRRKFGGEVISTRRGFGYLLQGAD; translated from the coding sequence CTGATGCGCTGTCTCGTCGTCGAGGACGATCCCGATATTCAGGCCGACCTGAAGCGCGCCATCGAGGCCGCGGGTTTCATCGTCGATGTCGTGTCTGACGGCGAGGCCGCCTGGTATGCAGGCGACGTCGAGGACTACGCCATCGCGGTTCTGGACCTGGGCCTTCCGCGTCTGGACGGGCTGTCGACGCTGCGCCGCTGGCGCGCGGCCGGCCGCGCCTTCCCCGTCCTGATCGTCTCGGCGCGCGGCGCCTGGACCGAAAAGGTCGAGGGCATCGAGGCCGGGGCCGACGACTATCTGGCCAAGCCGTTCGAGATGGGCGAGTTGATCGCCCGGCTGCGCGGCCTGGTCCGGCGTCAGGCGGGTCGCACCTCCAGCGTCATCGACATTGGCCGGCTGCGGCTCGACACCGCACGGATGAGCGCCTCGTTCGACGGCGCCCCGGCCCGCCTGTCGCCGCTGGAGTTCCGACTGCTCGACTATCTGGGCCACCAGCCCGGCCGCGCGGTTTCGGCGGGCGAACTGGCCGAGCATCTCTATGGCGTCGCCGAGACCTCGGACACCAACGCCATCGAGGCCATCGTCGCGCGTCTTCGTCGCAAGTTCGGCGGCGAGGTCATCAGCACCCGGCGCGGCTTCGGCTATCTGTTGCAGGGCGCCGACTGA
- a CDS encoding TonB-dependent receptor, producing the protein MRSNIQTQAVLMSGVAAAVLLFGAAAASAQTAPDGTTGVTAYPASAFAASAPASAREMLDRTPGFALVEPDADVRGYSGAQGNVLIDGVRPASKRENVSDLLRRIPAGTVERIELIRGGAGGVDMGGYAVLANVVRRHVVDAEGMVEIGALSSTDGWFSPSGQAQYTRRWGARSLELSAKLEPDFDDDSGDGPIWTETPGGAVTERFHEDTRKVQHAAEVAANWTQPLAGGRFNVTAAVRGDRARADTVIQSLDDADDREDVAAREEFIEGELGARYQRSLGTATTLEALASQRLGRLSGDEKSQQGADSESFDETTRTGESIARIDLTHRRSDQLSLSAGLEGAFNFLESEARLQENGAPVFLPGSDVRIEERRIEGSLGATWTPVEAVIVEAGLRVEGSTITQTGDSPLERDFTYAKPRLALTWDMDAQNQLRLAVSREVGQLDFGEFVASASLSTGVVAVGNAALEPDKSWRFSAAWERSFWDDASLTLTWTHDQISDVVDRVLIVTDDAVFDAPGNIGDGRRDTLAIDLNTPLDRLGIRGGQLRASMLWRTSRVTDPVTGEARDISEEKPVEGEVAFTQAMPQWRMNWGVTVEHIAERKTRYRFDDVRRRSEDLGWTIFAERRMGDRWRLRAEATDLFGRDFHETRDKYDGPRATGALEEIERRERRSPGYVSLTLRRSMGG; encoded by the coding sequence ATGCGATCGAACATCCAGACCCAAGCCGTGCTGATGAGCGGCGTCGCCGCCGCGGTCCTGCTGTTTGGCGCAGCGGCGGCTTCGGCGCAGACGGCGCCTGATGGAACGACCGGCGTCACGGCCTATCCCGCCAGCGCGTTCGCCGCCTCGGCCCCGGCCAGCGCGCGGGAAATGCTGGACCGGACGCCGGGCTTTGCTCTGGTCGAGCCGGACGCCGATGTGCGCGGCTATTCCGGCGCGCAGGGCAATGTCCTGATCGACGGGGTGCGGCCCGCCAGCAAGCGCGAGAACGTATCGGACCTGTTGCGGCGCATTCCGGCGGGAACGGTTGAGCGGATCGAACTGATCCGGGGCGGGGCCGGCGGCGTCGACATGGGCGGCTATGCGGTCCTGGCCAATGTGGTGCGCAGGCACGTGGTCGACGCCGAAGGCATGGTCGAGATCGGCGCCCTGTCTTCGACTGACGGCTGGTTCTCGCCCAGCGGACAGGCGCAATATACGCGGCGCTGGGGCGCGCGGTCGCTGGAGCTGTCGGCCAAGCTGGAGCCGGACTTCGACGACGACAGCGGCGACGGCCCGATCTGGACCGAGACGCCCGGCGGCGCAGTGACCGAGCGCTTCCACGAAGACACGCGCAAGGTCCAGCACGCGGCCGAGGTCGCCGCCAACTGGACGCAGCCTCTGGCCGGAGGCCGTTTCAACGTCACGGCGGCGGTGCGCGGCGATCGGGCGCGGGCGGATACGGTGATCCAGTCGCTGGACGACGCCGACGACCGTGAAGACGTCGCCGCGCGCGAGGAATTCATCGAGGGCGAACTGGGCGCGCGCTATCAACGCAGCCTCGGGACGGCGACGACGCTGGAGGCTCTGGCCAGCCAGCGCCTGGGGCGGCTGAGCGGCGATGAGAAGTCGCAACAGGGCGCCGACAGCGAGAGCTTTGATGAAACCACCCGTACCGGCGAGAGCATCGCCCGGATCGACCTGACCCACCGCCGCTCGGACCAGCTGTCGCTGTCGGCCGGGCTGGAGGGGGCGTTCAACTTCCTCGAAAGCGAGGCGCGGCTGCAGGAGAACGGCGCGCCGGTCTTCCTGCCCGGCTCCGATGTGCGCATCGAAGAGCGGCGGATCGAGGGTTCGCTCGGCGCGACCTGGACCCCGGTCGAGGCGGTGATTGTCGAGGCAGGGTTGCGGGTCGAGGGCTCGACCATCACCCAGACCGGCGACAGTCCGCTGGAACGCGACTTCACCTACGCCAAGCCGCGTCTGGCCCTGACCTGGGACATGGACGCGCAGAACCAACTGCGACTGGCCGTGTCGCGCGAGGTAGGACAGCTGGACTTTGGCGAGTTCGTCGCCTCGGCCTCCCTGTCCACCGGGGTGGTCGCGGTCGGCAATGCGGCGCTGGAGCCGGACAAGAGCTGGCGCTTTTCCGCGGCCTGGGAGCGCAGCTTCTGGGACGACGCCTCCCTGACCCTGACCTGGACCCATGATCAGATCAGCGATGTGGTGGACCGGGTGCTGATCGTGACCGACGACGCTGTGTTCGACGCGCCGGGCAATATCGGTGACGGCCGGCGCGACACGTTGGCGATCGATCTGAACACGCCGCTGGACCGGTTGGGGATCAGGGGCGGGCAACTGCGCGCATCCATGCTGTGGCGCACCAGCCGCGTCACGGATCCGGTCACTGGCGAGGCGCGCGACATTTCGGAAGAGAAGCCGGTCGAGGGCGAGGTGGCCTTTACCCAGGCGATGCCGCAGTGGCGGATGAACTGGGGCGTGACGGTTGAGCACATCGCCGAGCGCAAGACCCGCTATCGCTTTGACGACGTGCGGCGCCGCTCCGAGGACCTGGGATGGACGATCTTCGCCGAGCGACGGATGGGCGACCGCTGGCGGCTGCGGGCCGAGGCGACGGACCTGTTCGGTCGCGACTTTCATGAGACGCGCGACAAGTACGACGGCCCGCGTGCGACCGGCGCGCTGGAAGAGATCGAGCGACGCGAACGCCGCTCGCCGGGCTACGTCAGCCTGACCTTGCGCCGTAGTATGGGCGGCTAG
- a CDS encoding PepSY domain-containing protein, with the protein MKPNGLSRRHAPLALLAGLMALAPATAALAEDDDHVAARGALRRGEILPLTRILAIAQRAEPGDVIEVELDRHREGWRYKVKVLTPAGRVRKLRIDARTGVVLEVKDD; encoded by the coding sequence ATGAAACCCAACGGTCTTTCCCGGCGCCATGCGCCCCTCGCCCTGCTGGCCGGCCTGATGGCCCTGGCGCCCGCCACCGCCGCCCTGGCGGAGGACGACGACCACGTCGCGGCCCGCGGAGCGCTGCGACGCGGAGAGATCCTGCCCCTGACCCGCATCCTGGCGATCGCCCAGCGCGCCGAGCCCGGCGACGTCATCGAGGTTGAACTGGATCGACACCGCGAAGGTTGGCGCTACAAGGTAAAGGTGCTGACGCCCGCCGGACGGGTCCGCAAACTGCGGATCGACGCCCGCACCGGCGTCGTTCTGGAGGTCAAGGACGACTGA